From Acropora muricata isolate sample 2 chromosome 14, ASM3666990v1, whole genome shotgun sequence, one genomic window encodes:
- the LOC136898065 gene encoding histone H2A-like, giving the protein MSGRGKGKAQGTKSKSRSSRAGLQFPVGRIHRLLRKGNYAERVGAGAPVYMAAVLEYLSAEILELAGNAARDNKKSRIIPRHLQLAVRNDEELNKLLAGVTIAQGGVLPNIQAFLLPKKTEKKQH; this is encoded by the coding sequence ATGTCCGGTCGCGGCAAAGGCAAGGCTCAAGGCACCAAGTCCAAATCTCGATCCTCTCGAGCAGGTCTTCAGTTTCCAGTGGGTCGCATTCATCGCCTTCTTCGAAAGGGCAATTATGCTGAGCGAGTTGGTGCAGGTGCTCCAGTGTATATGGCTGCCGTATTAGAGTACCTAAGCGCCGAGATTCTCGAGTTGGCTGGAAACGCCGCGCgagacaacaagaaaagcagaatAATACCTCGACACTTGCAGCTGGCTGTTCGAAATGACGAGGAATTAAACAAACTTCTTGCAGGCGTGACTATCGCTCAGGGCGGCGTCCTCCCCAACATACAAGCTTTTCTCTTGCcgaaaaagaccgagaaaaagcaacattaa
- the LOC136898064 gene encoding histone H4 yields MSGRGKGGKGLGKGGAKRHRKILRDNIQGITKPAIRRLARRGGVKRISGLIYEETRGVLKVFLENVIRDAVTYTEHAKRKTVTAMDVVYALKRQGRTLYGFGG; encoded by the coding sequence ATGTCCGGACGTGGCAAAGGAGGAAAAGGCTTGGGCAAGGGAGGCGCCAAACGTCACCGCAAAATTCTCCGAGATAACATTCAGGGAATCACCAAACCGGCCATTCGACGCCTAGCTCGTCGAGGAGGTGTTAAGCGCATCTCGGGTCTGATCTACGAGGAGACTCGaggagttctcaaggttttcctagagaatgtcatccgtgatgccgttacttataccgaacacGCAAAGCGCAAGACCGTCACCGCTATGGATGTGGTTTACGCTCTCAAACGCCAGGGACGTACCTTGTACGGATTTGGAGGCTAG